The genomic stretch TTTACTTTTAAGCCAGCCGCCGAGCCTGTGTCATCAACATAAATTGTCAGCTTGCATTCCGAGTTTGCTGATGAGCTTGACTTGACTGCTGATGAAGAAATACTGAAACAGCAAATTACCCTACTGCAGTAGTGACCAAAACAAGACTAACCAACATTACATATACAAACCAACACGCAGAACACAGATGATTAACACACCCCCAATATTCCACAGAAAATGACTTTCCATATTCGTAATCCTTCACTTTCACGTCATCTCCCCACCTCTGAATGACAAGCCGCTGACCCTGCCATAGCAATCCAATAACAAGAGACAACATCAAATAGTACTGCAACTTGCCAACCTGAGCATGCAAAACTTCTAGCTGTAGAGACATACAAAAAGCATGCAGACAAGTGTACATATCCAACAGTTCATCAGAATCTGTGAAAAGTCGTGATTGGATGAGCTGATGAAGAAACTTAAGCTGCAATGCATAATACTACAAAAGTAATAACAACTAAATCAACAAACTAATACAAAACCTGCATTTGATGAACAAGAGGCTTTTGATCTAATTGAATTACAGATAGAAACATAAACAAGAGACCAGTCATAAACACAGTACACATACCTCCCACATCTAGATCTTCCACGAGTATTTTTAACTCAAGAAGACGCCATGGAATAGTGTCATCATCAGCCATTACTGTAAGCATAACTTCAAACTCATCATCAACATGGAACTTCACCCGGCCATCAGCTACACATAAACAATACTTCATGCTACATACAGTATAAAAAATCTCGAATCTTGTGGAACATACCAACTTGCAGATTCTGAAGTGGTTTAGGAACGTTGGTAGAAACAAGTCTTTGTTGTATCAAGTGATCCAGTTCACTTAGACTGTCTAGAGTTTGTTCAGGTGTGATAGGAGAAGGAGGAATTATTTTCTCCTTTAGATGAAGACAGGAAATAAAAACAACTCAATGATCAGCTGATGATACAATAGCAATATAGATGACAGCCAAACAAgtaagcagacacacaaacagatgtatAGCAGACATATGGAAACAAGAGTGTAGTAGGCAAagaaacacatgcacaagcaggaaggcaagcagacaggtggcaaacgaacagacaggcaggcagacaggtacTTTGTGTTTCCATTACACATGAATACCTCTGCAGCATTCTTCCCcacaaaacagtaaacaaaacTCATCAAACTCTACAGCAACTAGAAAACGGTCACGCTATTGCTAGAGTATGATATGCCCTTCATTCGTGTCCCCGTCACTATCATGCGTTGACATGTTCTTTACCAGTATACATAAATTCTTATATAATaaacagtagacagacaaatagatatcAGCTGCAATGTTACAAGAAGAATTCAATAATGTAGGTATGTATACCTTGATGCACATTGGGAGGCGAGAGTACATGCCGGTTGTTAAGacttctgcagcagcaggaATGGCAAAGTTAGGCAATCTATAAACAACGAGAGCTTTGATTTCAATTATCATCAATCTAATCAAGTAAAATCACTTTGCATTGGGTAAGACTTCACGGGACAGTCTGTACAGTTGATCTGCAGTAtcgacaaacagaaaagatTTCCGTTCAAGTTGTTGAGCAATTTCCTATAAATGATATAAACATAATTTCTGCAATCGACAAAGACATAAACAGATACCAAACAgataaactgacagacagacaaacagacagacgacagatagacaaacatacacacattcaGGCAAGCATGCTATCAATCAGATCGCACCTGACATTTGTCGACTTTGTCAGCAGACGCCGCCCATTTGACCACGGCCAACAAACTGATAAACTGCTGTCTCGTTTTGCTTGCAAACTTTACAATTTCGATCTTCCTGTTATTGAAACCAATCAGACACAGATCTCTCACAGACTCAATCTCACTATCCTATACACTATCATATAGACCAAACCTTTCCACATCTGATTTCCTGCCCAATctgtcaacaaaacaaacaaaaaaaaagaaaaaatgtAAATACCAAATTGTATCACTAGCGCTGATCGACATACAATTCTGATAGTACTGTCAAGTCATGATACGTCTTCTGTAATAGAAAGTCGATCAGCAGAGGAAGACGTGTACAGGACGATCCGGAATCGCCCATtttctacgcatgcgcagtacgGCCTTGCATTGCGGTTTCTAGTGGCGACGCAGAATGTCTGATCGTATGTACGCTACGCATACAGTACACAGTATGTGGACGTAGATGTAATTAAGTAGATGTCTGGGTAGAAGACATGTTGACTTCGAATTCATTTTCGGTATATTTGAAACGCCTCGGTTTGACAAATAAACTCTAgcctaattaaataatatacatTTATGAAAGTATAGTTTAATAGTTAgccttgttaattaaaatattgcaTTAGGAAATTaagttatattaattaagtcaagtTGCAGTTCCATCATCCAATGGTTGTTAATTAGTGGCAACTTGAACAGCTTGCTGGGCCTTGTCAAGTCTAGTAGAAGGACGTCGTCTGAATTCTTGCCGTCTTTTGTTGCCTGCAAGTATAcacaacaaattaattaattaatgacatttCATATGCAGTAGTTGCATGTGGTACACTGTAGGTTGGTCTAGCGTGTAACTAAATGTCAGTGGGTTAGTGAAGGGAAATAGACCGGTATGCATGCTGATGATGACAATCCACCTATCAATTAATTACCTTACCTGCGGAAACTAGCTCTCTAGTAGGACAGGCTTTAGTATAAGTATAAAAAAAGTTTGCTAAGTTATTATATCTTACGTATACTCTAAAACATCAAATACAGGTAGCTAACCTTTCTGGTGTATGGACAGTAGTTAATTGCCAACTAAGCTCAATAGCTTTGGAATGGTAAGAAGCGCAATGTTGCATGTATACGCCAATATGCTACATCCCCACGTTGGATGACACTGCATGTGCTGCACTGATTGCATGCTTATACTAGCCTAGCTAATGATCACGATCGACATAGACTTCTCTAGGCAGCATCTCCTAGACCAACTGCCATGTAAACCATTTGAATTGCATGGCTATATGTGTGCGTGACTGGCCATATATGTGCATGGGTTTGTAGTTGTATGCAGTTATCTAGAGGCTCATagtagactcgagccagtcttctccccgccttcgtcattccccggattgtcaatcctagCTCGCcagagagagtctggggaatGGCGGGGGGAGCTGCTCAAGTTTAAAGCTCTAGAGGTTCTTTATCTATACCTCTACTACATTTAATGTTTAGTGACGTCTCTGGCTTCTATGTAGGACTTACCTGTAAGGCTGCAAGTAAATAAGCTTGAGAGCATGGAGATGATCATCTGTAGACATGCTTCTACCTAGTAACGCTGCTAGAGCCTTGAAATCAGCAACAGCTCGACTGTATCTCCCACTCCATAGGTCCGTGTGTATTCCAAAAATGTATGTCGTCTTTAGTTTGTCATTCAGACGCTTTCCACCGGATCTGCTCATCAGATCTAGACCTGCCGCTGGATCAGGCAATGTTAGATCACCGTTCAGCAACCTCTTGATTTGTGGTTCAAACACAGACCAGAATTGCTCCAACTCATCTCGCGTCCATAGAGGCTCTCGTAACGTAGACATGCTCACGGGTGTATTAGAAcagaatgcatctcacagggTTTGGAACGGTGCCACACCAATCTCGTAAATTATTCTCGGTACGTGATGCACTCGTGGCCGGGTCACGCCGTGCCAACCGCGTCATGCGGACCGTCATCTCATTACTCTAAAATGCTGAGTGTTTACAACGGTAGTCGGTTTGACCGCGTCACTACAAACACAGTAATCTCTATTTATATAGTCTCTCAACCGCGCATTTCTCATCACATCATGATCCTAGAGCTAGAATCATGTGTACTCAAAAGAAAGCGAGAAAGTCATGCAGACTTACCCTAATTAGTGATATATCCTAACTCAgtttttgtttattcattGATCATTACAAGTGTACAACTCTACAAGATAGATCTATGGTGTTAAACGTAATTAGTTCAATTGCAACTAAGCTGGTACCAGACCCTTTTGACTTGCTGCACTGCTGGCACGAGACGACGCCCTAGAACCAGCTGAGCTTGCTCTAGATCCAGGTGTTCTATGCTGAGCAACAAAGCCACTCGATTGTGGTGAGATGCCTAAAATAACTACATTTTAGGAATTCCACAGAAATCATTCCAAAATTAACTTTACTGCTATACTCCTATAAAAGTAATTTACTCTATTTAAAACTCAATGAAAGCCTCTAATAGCTACAATAAGTGATTGTAAAATGATCACCAGTCAATCTACCTGTTATATACAAAGAACAATACATCACTATGTATACCAGCCTTAATTAAGACACAAAGCAATGATTTCAAAAAAGCAATTAGAAACACTAAATAAacttaaatattaaaaaattgttATACTTTAGCTACATCTAGAGCAGGAGCCAAATCTGTATTAAAACGAAATAGTGCAAAGCCTTACCTGTTGGTGCTAATGCCTCTTTGATTGCCATTGGAGTCATTCCAATTGTACGAGATGCAGCTCTCGATGAAACAATGCTTACTTGACTTTGACTAGTCCGCGTTGAAGATGCTCGACTTGATGTCAAACGACCAGAGCCCAAAGGGCTAGGGGGAGGTGGTAGACCGGCTTGAGAGCAAAGAAGATGAATCGAAGGGGCAAGGTCGGGGGCTTCAGCTGCCACCTGGCCGAGCTGTTGCATCACACTATTTCCAAATTCCTTCTTCTGTCTCACTTCAATATCACGCTATAGTTATTATAGTTATTACAGTTATACAACTCCATTAGTTGCAAATCATCCATTAAAATAAGTGAGACATCATCTACCTGAGTTCCAGCCACAGACTTtgatgaagaagaaagaatTTCTTGCAAGAGCTTTGATGACTGCCGTAGAACTCGATCTTTCTTGGCTTTTTGATCAACTAAGTCCTTCTTCATATGACCTTCCACAGCCTATTACACAGCATATTTGATTCTGGAGAACAACTGTACACAATGTACGTACAACTGCCACATTTAAGTTTCATTGACAGTGACAGAAAGGTGGAGTGCACGCAACTGATTatcacatacatgtatgtgctACGTTTCTCTACACCGCTAGCGACAAACCTGCTTTTCTTCAATAGTTTCCAGAAGTTGATGTTCATCGTTACTCAAAGTAGAAAGGTTTCTTCCCATCGTCTAACAAAACGCAACTAAACAAAACTCCTGCAAGTTAATCTCCCCTTCCGTACCTGTAGGTCCTCTCGTTGCTTCTTGACTTGCTTTCTCTTGTATACCACTTTGTCCAACAATTGCTGATGGTTCGCTTCCAGTTGTTCCTTCTCTTGAAACTCATTACTACTATGGTCAACTCGATTCAGACTTTTTCTGAATGTCTCATTGCTTCCATTCATTAGCCTAAGTGTGTTTTCTAATGCTCTACACACAAATTCAGTCAAAAGCAATTAAATACTaaactttgtattgtaataaatGGTAATAAAATGACAAAGAAAATCAGTAAAATGAGATTTCCACAAACACACCTTATTTCTTTTTCTGCTTTTCTAATTTTTGCATCTAATTCATCTCCCGTCCTCTGTAGTTCTTCCTTCTCCTGTGCTGCCTGAAATACAAAATACTAGTATATAGCTTGCCTTTGCTAAACCTATCACATATAAATTTGGTAGTAAAACTACTGTTTTCACTATTAGTCTTCATTCCTACCTTGATTACATAATAAGCCTGTGAATGctcttcttctccttctgGTGGTGCCATTGAGATCATCACAATTTCATATCGCTTTCTCAGCTTGTCTATCTTAGAGAATCTGTCATGAACTTCagcactacaaacacaaatacaaatacaaatttgCAGTATAATGATCAAAATAGCAGTTATGTTTAAAACCTATAccttctgtgtgtgtgtgtgtgtgtgtgtgtgtgtgtgtgtgtgtgtgtgcgcgtgcgtgcgtgcgcgcatgcgtgtctatttgtctgttgcaaCCAATGCACTTAGTAACACCTTAGTTTCTGCCTCTCTGTGTCCAAAGCCTTTATTTGAGCTTGCAGCATGTCCTTGTGTACATTAATTTCATGTGTCCGTTCAGTCATAGCCTAACaagcacaacacacaacaaccatTAGACTAAACATCTGATTCCATTATTGAATGACAGTTCCCACTGTATGCAGCTGAAGCTTCCTCTTTGcaagagacaacacaacatctGCTTTCGAATTGAGGATATCACGAAGCCTACAAACAGAAATGACAAAGATGTGCATGCAGTCAACTAAAAAATTGGTTTGATCTTGTTCATAAGACATACTGTTTGATCTCCAGCTTCAAAATGTTCTCATCCACCATTAGATCTTGCTTTGCCACTTCGACCTTTTTCAGTTCACGTTGTGAGCTGTCGTTGTGCAACTCAAGTTCCTCTGTAGCAAAACGTATTAAAAAGATTCAATATGTAATACAAAAGTTCAGTGTTCTGTTTTCATTAAACtcatacaaaacaacacaaaaaccaTTAACATCTTATTTCACCTATTTTGCTCGTAAGATCAAACTTCTCGTTTCTTGCTTTCTCCAGGCCACGTGTTGCACGTCGCAGGTCATCCTACACAACAAGTATATCCTCTATCCATACATCTCTTCGCGTATAATTGACCTCTTCTGACCCCTAATCTCTTTAGCTGGTTCTGCAACATTGTCTCCGTTGCCTGCTGCTCATCAAAGCGTGCTGCCAATTcctgtataaataaatttattgttGAACTTGCAGCCACATTTGACGTCTCTTGCcttaatttttaaattcaaAGCCACTTTCTCCTCGTTGCTTCTCTCGCCTTGCAGTCTAGCTACT from Corticium candelabrum chromosome 21, ooCorCand1.1, whole genome shotgun sequence encodes the following:
- the LOC134196628 gene encoding coiled-coil domain-containing protein 39-like, with product MSEIDLIEGTDIPVLNDHNKLLQSQIQEKEKKINACEAQIQEHDDRVQALTDHSKNVRQELQHTQAVCDARKREIETEDHMKQIAEREEGRLKAEKHRVAVELTDLHEKMNSYENSIFRTAQQIEQIKEQMKWDQEALDQWIAVAERRDEDAIVLQKYTRIDDSKTKELQLQLERLAGESDQKRHGLDSTVTDVLTTQIELDKTADLFRHSHQQRETLIEQWEQTVNQMKKRDMEINQTAQDLTQLKMNQRELEAALHEKQAFLESEINNNQEQDKQIGLTERQVAKLRLEYQAAETSQLQFQDELETLKYSVERTNTDLQSTRAEAHQLKQQLKQKKQRLEIIHEERLYSQETLKKMVHMTLSAEEFNQRMEEKLSANEKLLQEVQKTLEQKREVQFRQTQQLYDVKEKATNAEAEIQGNRAAVRNLNSKLNKVDQESLKQQELIYSQDFQLQHLERKVARLQGERSNEEKVALNLKIKELAARFDEQQATETMLQNQLKRLGDDLRRATRGLEKARNEKFDLTSKIEELELHNDSSQRELKKVEVAKQDLMVDENILKLEIKQLRDILNSKADVVLSLAKRKLQLHTAMTERTHEINVHKDMLQAQIKALDTERQKLSAEVHDRFSKIDKLRKRYEIVMISMAPPEGEEEHSQAYYVIKAAQEKEELQRTGDELDAKIRKAEKEIRALENTLRLMNGSNETFRKSLNRVDHSSNEFQEKEQLEANHQQLLDKVVYKRKQVKKQREDLQTMGRNLSTLSNDEHQLLETIEEKQAVEGHMKKDLVDQKAKKDRVLRQSSKLLQEILSSSSKSVAGTQRDIEVRQKKEFGNSVMQQLGQVAAEAPDLAPSIHLLCSQAGLPPPPSPLGSGRLTSSRASSTRTSQSQVSIVSSRAASRTIGMTPMAIKEALAPTGISPQSSGFVAQHRTPGSRASSAGSRASSRASSAASQKGLVPA
- the LOC134196629 gene encoding uncharacterized protein LOC134196629, translating into MSTLREPLWTRDELEQFWSVFEPQIKRLLNGDLTLPDPAAGLDLMSRSGGKRLNDKLKTTYIFGIHTDLWSGRYSRAVADFKALAALLGRSMSTDDHLHALKLIYLQPYRQQKTARIQTTSFY